Within Cohaesibacter gelatinilyticus, the genomic segment CGATCACTTTCCGCCATAAGCCCCTCACACCGCTCCATAGACGGAGCTGACAGAAGAATGAGGTTTCTCGACGAAACAACTGGGCTGCATTCACAAGACGCAAAATCTTACGCTCTTGCCCAATCCAGCCCCTAGGCCCTTGTAGGCCTGACATTGAAGGATGACGCGGTTGAGCAATTCTGGACCTGAAGCGATTTATGGAATCGAACGTTGGGGCAAAGGCCTGTTTGAGGTGCTGGAGAATGGCAATATTGGCCTGATCACGCAGCATGGTGAAACCACCACCACAACGGACCTGACATCAATCCTGCATTCACTGGAAGAGCGCGGCATTGCCTCGCCCATTCTGTTGCGCATCGCCAACAATCTGCAAAGCCAGATCGACAAGATCAACAATGGCTTTCAGACCGCTATCAAGGAGCTGAATTACAAGAACAGCTATCGCGGTGTCTTTCCTGTCAAAGTCAATCAGCAAGCCCATGTGATCGAAAAAATCGTCGAATATGGTGCCCCTCACAATTTCGGCCTCGAAGTCGGCTCCAAGCCAGAACTGATCATCGCTCTGGGCCAGCGTCTGGCGACTGAGAGCCTGCTCATCTGCAACGGCATCAAGGATAGCGAATTCATCTCGCTGGCACTGCTGTCCCGCAAGCTTGGTTTCAATACCGTGCTGGTGCTGGAAAGTGTCTCCGAGCTGGAACTTGTTCTCAAGGAATCCAAACGCATTGGCATCCGGCCAGCTCTTGGTATCCGCATCAAGCTGAACAATCGCATCACCGGCAACTGGGCACTGTCTTCTGGCGACCGGTCTGCCTTCGGTCTCTCCGCTCCTGATGTGCTGCACGTGATTGAGCGCCTGAAGGAAGAAGAGTTTCTCGATTGCCTGCTGTTGCAGCATTTCCATCTGGGCAGTCAGGTGCCTGATATTCTGGATGTGCGGCGCTCTACAGCAGAAGCTTGCCGCTTCTTTGTCGAGCTTCGCAAGGAAGGCGCTCCACTGAAATATATCGATCTCGGCGGTGGCCTTGGCATTGATTATACCGGCGAGCATAAATCGACCGAAAACTCCATCAACTACACCACGACCGAATATTGCAACAATATCGTCGAAGCGGTGAAGAACACTATGGATGATGCAGGTGAAGATCATCCAATCATCGTCACGGAAAGTGGCCGTGCGACAGTTGCCTATTCCTCGATGCTGCTCTTCAACATTCTCGATGTCACCCATTATGAAGATCGGGAAACCATAGAAATCGGTAATGATGATCTGCGCTCGCTACGTGATATGCGCGATGTTGAGAGCTATCTGACCCCTACTCGTCTACAGGAATGCCTGAACGATGTAACCTTCTATCGCGATGAAGTGCGCCGCAACTTTGGCCGTGGCGAGATTGGCCTGCGCGATCTGGTGAAAGCAGAAAAGCTTTATCTGCATCTGGTCAGCAGAATGCGCAAAGTAGCACAAGGTGATGAATGGGTCTCTGACGACGTGAAAAGCGCGCTTGAAAGCTCCGCCGATATCTATCACGCCAATTTCTCTCTCTTCCAGAGCTTGCCGGATGTCTGGGCCATAGACCAGTTGCACCCAATCATCCCGATCCAACGCCTGAATGAAGAGCCAACCCGCCGCGCGATCCTCTCTGACATCACCTGCGATAGTGACGGCAAGGTCGACCAGTTCGTACTGGCCGATGGCATCTCCAATTCCCTGCCAGTGCATGAGCTGTCCGAGGGTGAACATTACCATCTTGCCGTCTTCTTTGTCGGCGCCTATCAGGAAACTCTGGGCGATCTGCATAATCTCTTTGGCGATACCAATGTGGCCACCATCGAGATCCAGCCGGATGGTGATGTGAACCTCATCCATGAGGTCGAAGGCGATACCATCGCCGAGGTCTTGCGCTATGTGGAATATGATCCCCTTGCGCTTTCCAATTCTTTCAAGAAAATGGTGGAAGAAGCCGTTTCCAAGAAACGGCTGACTGCGGGTGAACGCAAAACCATCATGACTGCTTTCAAAGAAAGCTTGAACGGCTACACTTATTTCGAGCATTAGTGCGCGTCTCATTGGATTGTATCCACAATCCAACGCCAAAGATTCGCACCCCTAAAATGAACTAGACTATGTCGCTGTGAATCCCATTCACTGGGACTTAGTCTAAGTTAAACGACTGAGGAAGCACTTTCCTCCCCATAAGAAGGACAGATATCCATGAACAAGGTTCTTGTTATCGGTGCAGGCGGCGTTGGCTCCGTCGTCATTCACAAAATGGCCCAACTGGCCGACATTTTCGGTGAAGTGACCTTGGCGTCCCGCCGCAAGTTCAAATGCGATGAGATCGCTGCTGAAGTCAAAAAGCGCATCGGCGTTGAGATCAAAACCGCCGAAGTGGATGCTGACAACAGCGAGGCAACTGCTGCCCTGATCCGCGAAACTGGCGCAACCCTCGTGGTCAATGTTGCCTTGCCTTATCAGGATCTGACCATCATGGATGCCTGTCTGGCGACCGGCACCCATTATCTGGATACCGCCAACTACGAGCCACGCGATGAGGCCAAGTTCGAATATCACTGGCAGTGGGCGTACCAGCAGCGTTTTGAAGAAGCAGGCCTGATGGCGCTTCTCGGCTCCGGCTTCGATCCAGGGGTGACCAACGTCTTCACTGCTCATGCCAAGAAGCACCTGCTCGACCGCATCGATACCCTCGACATTCTCGATTGCAATGGCGGCGACCATGGCCAGCATTTTGCGACCAACTTCAACCCGGAAATCAATATCCGTGAAGTCACCGCAGAAGTTCGTCATTGGGAAAATGGCGACTGGGTCACCACCCCGGCCATGTCAAACAAACAAGCCTATGACTTCCCTGTGGTTGGCGAGCGCAACATGTATCAGATGTATCACGAGGAGCTGGAAAGCCTCTCCAAACATCTGCCGGAAATCAAGCGCGCCCGTTTCTGGATGACTTTCGGCGATGCTTACATCAAGCATTTGGAAGTGCTGCAGAATGTTGGCATGACCCGTATTGATCCAGTGATGTATGAAGGCAAGGAAATCATCCCGCTGCAGTTTTTGAAAGCAGTTCTGCCAAATCCGGGTGATCTCGGCAAAACCACCAAAGGCAAAACCTGCATCGGCAACATCATGACCGGTGAGAAGGACGGCGAAGAGAAAACCGTCTATGTCTATAACATCTGCGATCACGAGGAGTGCTTTGCAGAAGTTGGCTCTCAGGCCGTTTCCTACACCACCGGCGTTCCTGCCATGATCGGTGCTGCCCTGATGCTGACCGGTAAATGGTCCGGCAAAGGCGTCTTCAACATGGAACAGATGGATCCGGATCCATTCATGGACATGCTGAACAAGCATGGCCTGCCATGGCAGGTGGCTGAATTGGACAAGCCTCTGGATTTCTAATCCAACAATATCCAAGGGCTCGGATTTTCCGGGCCCTTATGCTTTGAAGACCACAAACAGAAGCAGGAACAGGCATGAGCGATACCCCCATCATGGAAACACAGGCAGGCGATGCCGGTGCCTTTGCACAGTTTGACCTCAACCGCGTTCCTTCCCCCTGCTTTGTGGTCGATAAAGCTGCCATCCGCAACAATCTGCAAATCCTCGCTGATATCGGCAAACGGGCGGATGTCAAAGTTCTCTCAGCCCTGAAGGCTTTTTCCTGTTGGTCACTCGGTGATCTGGTTAGCGATCATCTGGATGGTACCTGCTCATCTGGTCTTTGGGAAAGCATGCTGGCCCGCGAGCATTATAAAGGCGAGCTGGCTACATACTCCGCCGCTTTCAAGAAAAGCGAAATGCCGCAATTGCTGGAGCTTTCCGATCATCTGATTTTCAATAGCCCGCATCAGATGGCGCTCTTTGGCGATGAAATTACAGCCGCCAAACAAGCGGGGCACGCCCCGGACTTTGGACTGCGCATCAACCCGCAGCATTCCGAAGGCCATATCGAAAAATACGACCCGTGCGCCAATGGATCTCGCCTTGGCACTCCAATCTGCCAGCTCACAAATGAAGACGTGGCTCCTTTCGATGGCATCCATATCCATACCCTCTGCGAGCAGGATTTCGAGCCTTTACAGCGCACCTGGCAAGCCATTGAAGACCGTGTGGGCCCATGGCTGAAAAATATGAAATGGCTCAATTTTGGCGGCGGCCATCATATCACTCGCGATGACTATCAGCGCGATGAGTTGGTGGAATTCCTGAAGGCCATCAAGATCAAATATGATATCGAAATCTATCTGGAGCCTGGAGAAGCCGTGGCTCTTGATGCTGGTATCCTGATTGGCGAGATCCTGGATCTGACCCGAAATGGCAACACCAATCTGGCCATTCTGGATCTCTCCGCCACCTGTCATATGCCAGATGTAATCGAAGCGCCTTACCGCCCGGCCCTTCTGGGTGAGGATTCTAGTGCCAAACAATTCCGACTTGGCGGCCCTAGTTGCTTGGCCGGCGATGTCATTGGTGATTATGGCTTTGCAAGCGAGCCAAAGATTGGCGACCGCATCGCCTTTCTTGATCAAGCTCACTATTCCATGGTCAAGACAAACACCTTCAATGGCGTGCAATTGCCTTCCATCGCGCTATGGGACAGCGAGACAGATGAGCTGGAAGTGATCAGGAGCTTTGGCTATGAAACCTTCCGCGACCGCCTGTCCTGATTACCCGAGAAAGACA encodes:
- the speA gene encoding biosynthetic arginine decarboxylase → MSNSGPEAIYGIERWGKGLFEVLENGNIGLITQHGETTTTTDLTSILHSLEERGIASPILLRIANNLQSQIDKINNGFQTAIKELNYKNSYRGVFPVKVNQQAHVIEKIVEYGAPHNFGLEVGSKPELIIALGQRLATESLLICNGIKDSEFISLALLSRKLGFNTVLVLESVSELELVLKESKRIGIRPALGIRIKLNNRITGNWALSSGDRSAFGLSAPDVLHVIERLKEEEFLDCLLLQHFHLGSQVPDILDVRRSTAEACRFFVELRKEGAPLKYIDLGGGLGIDYTGEHKSTENSINYTTTEYCNNIVEAVKNTMDDAGEDHPIIVTESGRATVAYSSMLLFNILDVTHYEDRETIEIGNDDLRSLRDMRDVESYLTPTRLQECLNDVTFYRDEVRRNFGRGEIGLRDLVKAEKLYLHLVSRMRKVAQGDEWVSDDVKSALESSADIYHANFSLFQSLPDVWAIDQLHPIIPIQRLNEEPTRRAILSDITCDSDGKVDQFVLADGISNSLPVHELSEGEHYHLAVFFVGAYQETLGDLHNLFGDTNVATIEIQPDGDVNLIHEVEGDTIAEVLRYVEYDPLALSNSFKKMVEEAVSKKRLTAGERKTIMTAFKESLNGYTYFEH
- a CDS encoding saccharopine dehydrogenase family protein; amino-acid sequence: MNKVLVIGAGGVGSVVIHKMAQLADIFGEVTLASRRKFKCDEIAAEVKKRIGVEIKTAEVDADNSEATAALIRETGATLVVNVALPYQDLTIMDACLATGTHYLDTANYEPRDEAKFEYHWQWAYQQRFEEAGLMALLGSGFDPGVTNVFTAHAKKHLLDRIDTLDILDCNGGDHGQHFATNFNPEINIREVTAEVRHWENGDWVTTPAMSNKQAYDFPVVGERNMYQMYHEELESLSKHLPEIKRARFWMTFGDAYIKHLEVLQNVGMTRIDPVMYEGKEIIPLQFLKAVLPNPGDLGKTTKGKTCIGNIMTGEKDGEEKTVYVYNICDHEECFAEVGSQAVSYTTGVPAMIGAALMLTGKWSGKGVFNMEQMDPDPFMDMLNKHGLPWQVAELDKPLDF
- a CDS encoding carboxynorspermidine decarboxylase, which translates into the protein MSDTPIMETQAGDAGAFAQFDLNRVPSPCFVVDKAAIRNNLQILADIGKRADVKVLSALKAFSCWSLGDLVSDHLDGTCSSGLWESMLAREHYKGELATYSAAFKKSEMPQLLELSDHLIFNSPHQMALFGDEITAAKQAGHAPDFGLRINPQHSEGHIEKYDPCANGSRLGTPICQLTNEDVAPFDGIHIHTLCEQDFEPLQRTWQAIEDRVGPWLKNMKWLNFGGGHHITRDDYQRDELVEFLKAIKIKYDIEIYLEPGEAVALDAGILIGEILDLTRNGNTNLAILDLSATCHMPDVIEAPYRPALLGEDSSAKQFRLGGPSCLAGDVIGDYGFASEPKIGDRIAFLDQAHYSMVKTNTFNGVQLPSIALWDSETDELEVIRSFGYETFRDRLS